The genomic interval AGTATTCTACACAGTTGCCAGGAGGCTTAACTTTACCAAAGCTGCTGAAGAACTACTCATCTCACAGCCGGCTGTTACCAATCACATCAAAGAGCTGGAAAGCCAGTTTAACCAGGCTCTTTTCGAACGCAGAGGCAATAAGGTGCTGCTTACAGCTGCCGGAAAAGTGCTGCTCAAACATACGGAGGCCATACAGGAAATTTACCGGCAAATAGAATTTGATCTGGGCCGGTTAAACCAGTCTTTTCAGGGAGTATTGCATGTAGGTGCCAGTACATCCATCGCCCAGTATGTCTTGCCCCCGTTTTTAGCCAGGTTTCACAGGCTGCACCTGGAAGTAAAAGTGGAGCTTTTTAATGGCAATACCGAACTCATTGAACAGGCATTACTCGATAAACAGATAGAAGTGGGAGTCATCGAGGGAAAATCCAAACGAAGGGAATTGCATTACACCCCTTTTTTAAAAGATGAAATTGTGCTGGTGTGCAGCAGTAAAAATCCGTTGGCTAAAAAAGAAGAAATCAGCCTGGAGCAACTCACGAAGATTCCTCTTTTGCTCAGAGAGCCTGGGTCTGGCACACTGGAGGTGATTGCAGATGCCTTAAAACAAAAGGGTATACGCCTGTCGGACTTACTTGTAGAAATGCAGTTGGGAAGTACAGAAGCCATCAAGTCCTACCTGCAACATTCTGATTGTATAGCTTTTTTATCTTTACATGCTATATTGAAGGAACTGGAAAGTGGAACGATCAAAATTATAGAAATTAAAAAGTTTAGTATTCACCGTACTTTTTACTTTATCACTCCCCAGGGACAGGAAGGTGGTTTACCT from Rhodocytophaga rosea carries:
- a CDS encoding LysR family transcriptional regulator, with protein sequence MFDFRLKVFYTVARRLNFTKAAEELLISQPAVTNHIKELESQFNQALFERRGNKVLLTAAGKVLLKHTEAIQEIYRQIEFDLGRLNQSFQGVLHVGASTSIAQYVLPPFLARFHRLHLEVKVELFNGNTELIEQALLDKQIEVGVIEGKSKRRELHYTPFLKDEIVLVCSSKNPLAKKEEISLEQLTKIPLLLREPGSGTLEVIADALKQKGIRLSDLLVEMQLGSTEAIKSYLQHSDCIAFLSLHAILKELESGTIKIIEIKKFSIHRTFYFITPQGQEGGLPALFIRFLLQNHNL